Proteins encoded together in one Prinia subflava isolate CZ2003 ecotype Zambia chromosome 23, Cam_Psub_1.2, whole genome shotgun sequence window:
- the CSF1 gene encoding macrophage colony-stimulating factor 1 isoform X1 produces the protein MPHVGAKVCLLRCSLLSSLLLLLLRIHETEQNSYCQQIITERHLAELEELADTQMQHPGRVSFTFIDKMQLNDSICYVKAAFPLMDDILDGTRFKENSSNARKMQMVRRMYNSICVDSCISEEDDEEIMLSQMCFKDFTTSPYEMLVLVKDFFQDIKRLLQNQETFEKNCSQVYHRACPGPRKAGSSPGVGTDPDCNCLSPALPSATQPSLSAATDRDMAPASTQVPSSLLHATLADLEAPSQPPSSTDGGSGTEEVLGAGVGDTALALAPGMKQTAPAGSAEALKDLPGTLSLALGAIPVLRGDGELVERGTGRLPQDPVQQWGGSVLLDQPGGLRTTPPAASPSAGSTGGGGRIRPVAPQPVTQLRFSRMAPELRAPGSPRDRAWGWGLSRLRGPEDGGGAGPSFDSGFVLGAEQHRKEPPVREGRQEPLIYITVASVVAVLLATGGLLFYKYKSRVLERPLEDGGCDPEEPERRALQGARECSELETQDL, from the exons ATGCCCCACGTCGGAGCCAAG GTGTGTCTGCTccgctgctccctgctgtcgtccctcctcctcctcctgctccgcATCCATGAGACGGAGCAGAACAGCTACTGCCAGCAGATCATCACAGAGAGGCACCTGGccgagctggaggagctg GCTGACACCCAGATGCAGCACCCGGGCAGAGTCTCCTTCACGTTCATTGACAAGATGCAGTTG AACGACTCCATCTGCTATGTGAAAGCTGCCTTTCCCCTGATGGACGATATCCTGGACGGAACGAGGTTCAAGGAGAACTCGTCCAATGCCCGGAAGATGCAGATGGTGCGCAGGATGTACAACAGCATCTGTGTGGACTCCTGCATCAGCgaggaggatgatgaggagATAATG ctctcacagATGTGCTTCAAGGACTTCACCACCTCCCCCTACGAGATGCTGGTGCTGGTGAAGGATTTCTTCCAGGACATCAAGCGTCTGCTGCAGAACCAGGAGACTTTTGAGAAGAATTGCAGCCAAGTCTACCACAGGGCCTGCCCAGGACCCAGGAAGGCTGGATCCTCACCAG GTGTGGGGACAGATCCTGACTGCAAttgcctgtcccctgccctcccttctgccacccagccctccctctctgctgccactgACAGGGACATGGCACCCGCTAGCAcccaggtcccttccagcctcctCCATGCCACCCTCGCTGACTTAGAGGCCCCATCTCAGCCCCCCAGTAGCACGGACGGGGGCTCAGGGACCGAGGAGGTCCTGGGTGCCGGGGTAGGTGACACAGCGCTGGCGTTGGCCCCCGGGATGAAGCAGACAGCTCCAGCCGGCAGCGCCGAAGCCCTCAAGGATCTGCCCGGGACGCTGAGCCTGGCACTGGGTGCCATCCCCGTCCTCCGTGGGGATGGAGAGCTGGTGGAGCGGGGCACCGGCCGCCTGCCGCAGGATCcagtccagcagtggggaggcTCCGTCCTCCTGGATCAGCCCGGCGGGCTCAGGACCACCCCTCCGGCAGCATCGCCCAGCGCCGGCTCGACGGGCGGCGGGGGCAGGATCCGCCCCGTGGCGCCGCAGCCCGTCACACAGCTCCGCTTCTCCAGGATGGCCCCAGAGCTGcgagccccgggcagccccagggacagggcgtggggctgggggctgagccGGCTGCGGGGCCCCGAGgatggcggcggggccgggcccagCTTTGACTCTGGCTTTGTTCTGGGcgcagagcagcacaggaaggagcCGCCTGTCAGGGAGGGCCGCCAGGAGCCCCTCATCTACATTACGGTGGCCAGTGTGGTGGCTGTCCTGCTGGCCACGGGAGGCCTGCTCTTCTACAAGTATAAATCCAGG GTCCTGGAGCGGCCACTGGAAGATGGAGGCTGCGACCCCGAGGAGCCGGAGAGGAG GGCGCTGCAGGGAGCACGGGAATGTTCAGAGCTGGAGACTCAGGATCTCTGA
- the CSF1 gene encoding macrophage colony-stimulating factor 1 isoform X2, with protein sequence MPHVGAKVCLLRCSLLSSLLLLLLRIHETEQNSYCQQIITERHLAELEELADTQMQHPGRVSFTFIDKMQLNDSICYVKAAFPLMDDILDGTRFKENSSNARKMQMVRRMYNSICVDSCISEEDDEEIMLSQMCFKDFTTSPYEMLVLVKDFFQDIKRLLQNQETFEKNCSQVYHRACPGPRKAGSSPEQHRKEPPVREGRQEPLIYITVASVVAVLLATGGLLFYKYKSRVLERPLEDGGCDPEEPERRALQGARECSELETQDL encoded by the exons ATGCCCCACGTCGGAGCCAAG GTGTGTCTGCTccgctgctccctgctgtcgtccctcctcctcctcctgctccgcATCCATGAGACGGAGCAGAACAGCTACTGCCAGCAGATCATCACAGAGAGGCACCTGGccgagctggaggagctg GCTGACACCCAGATGCAGCACCCGGGCAGAGTCTCCTTCACGTTCATTGACAAGATGCAGTTG AACGACTCCATCTGCTATGTGAAAGCTGCCTTTCCCCTGATGGACGATATCCTGGACGGAACGAGGTTCAAGGAGAACTCGTCCAATGCCCGGAAGATGCAGATGGTGCGCAGGATGTACAACAGCATCTGTGTGGACTCCTGCATCAGCgaggaggatgatgaggagATAATG ctctcacagATGTGCTTCAAGGACTTCACCACCTCCCCCTACGAGATGCTGGTGCTGGTGAAGGATTTCTTCCAGGACATCAAGCGTCTGCTGCAGAACCAGGAGACTTTTGAGAAGAATTGCAGCCAAGTCTACCACAGGGCCTGCCCAGGACCCAGGAAGGCTGGATCCTCACCAG agcagcacaggaaggagcCGCCTGTCAGGGAGGGCCGCCAGGAGCCCCTCATCTACATTACGGTGGCCAGTGTGGTGGCTGTCCTGCTGGCCACGGGAGGCCTGCTCTTCTACAAGTATAAATCCAGG GTCCTGGAGCGGCCACTGGAAGATGGAGGCTGCGACCCCGAGGAGCCGGAGAGGAG GGCGCTGCAGGGAGCACGGGAATGTTCAGAGCTGGAGACTCAGGATCTCTGA